A genomic window from Thioalkalivibrio sp. ALJ12 includes:
- the treZ gene encoding malto-oligosyltrehalose trehalohydrolase, translated as MTRVRVWAPQANQVELECGGSRMPMDRQGEGWWSLQTSRLVHGSDYAFRVDGNGPFPDPRSAWQPQGVHGPSRWLDHSRFVWNDAGWQAPPLAAAVIQEIHVGTFTPEGSFDGVIDRLGHLAELGITHLELMPVAAFPGARGWGYDGVDLYAPHHAYGGPDGLKRLVDACHRRGIAVLLDVVYNHLGPDGNYLAQFSPYFTDRYHTPWGDAVNLDGADSDSVRRFFIDNALMWLRDYHIDGLRIDAVHAIVDTSATHFLEQLAGEVQRLGRQLGRHLVVIAENDRNDPRVAWPVEAGGYGLDAQWNEDFHHALHTALTGESDGYYMDFRGLADLARVLTRGLANDGRYSPFRRRRHGRPAADQPGRRFVGCLQNHDQIGNRANGERISELVSPGLLKVGAALVMTSPFVPMLFQGEEWGASSHFLYFTDHTDPELGQAVTEGRRREFAAFVGDPGDIPDPQAHETFERSRLDWDEREQPRHAAILRWYQALIALRRTHPAFSDDRLDAIDAYFDETARWFVMHRPGLLVACNLHPDAQRLACPGTARSRLLLRSEAEIVIGQENLDLPGASVVIMEPGDPPGMSCQHPMSRE; from the coding sequence ATGACCCGCGTACGCGTCTGGGCCCCGCAGGCGAACCAGGTCGAGCTCGAGTGCGGCGGCAGCCGCATGCCGATGGACCGCCAGGGCGAGGGCTGGTGGTCGCTGCAGACCTCGCGGCTGGTGCATGGCAGCGACTACGCCTTTCGCGTCGACGGCAACGGGCCGTTCCCCGACCCGCGTTCCGCCTGGCAGCCGCAGGGGGTGCACGGCCCGTCGCGCTGGCTGGACCATTCCCGCTTCGTCTGGAACGATGCCGGCTGGCAGGCGCCGCCGCTGGCCGCGGCGGTGATCCAGGAGATCCACGTCGGCACCTTCACCCCGGAGGGCAGCTTCGACGGCGTGATCGACCGCCTCGGCCATCTGGCCGAACTCGGCATCACCCACCTGGAGCTGATGCCGGTGGCCGCGTTTCCCGGCGCCCGCGGCTGGGGCTACGACGGGGTCGACCTGTATGCCCCGCACCATGCCTACGGGGGTCCCGACGGCCTGAAACGCCTGGTCGACGCCTGCCACCGCCGCGGCATCGCGGTGCTGCTGGACGTGGTCTATAACCACCTCGGGCCGGACGGCAACTACCTGGCGCAGTTCAGCCCCTACTTCACCGACCGCTACCACACCCCGTGGGGCGACGCGGTCAACCTCGACGGCGCGGACAGCGACAGCGTGCGCCGGTTCTTCATCGACAATGCCCTGATGTGGCTGCGCGACTATCACATCGACGGCCTGCGCATCGACGCGGTGCACGCGATCGTCGACACCTCGGCCACCCATTTCCTCGAGCAGCTCGCCGGCGAGGTGCAGCGCCTCGGGCGGCAGCTCGGCCGGCACCTGGTGGTGATCGCCGAGAACGACCGCAACGACCCGCGCGTGGCGTGGCCGGTCGAGGCCGGCGGCTACGGGCTGGACGCCCAGTGGAACGAGGATTTCCATCACGCGCTGCACACCGCACTGACCGGCGAGTCCGACGGCTACTACATGGACTTTCGCGGGCTGGCCGACCTGGCCCGGGTGCTGACCCGCGGCCTCGCCAACGACGGCCGCTATTCGCCCTTCCGCCGCCGGCGGCACGGCCGCCCCGCGGCGGACCAGCCGGGACGGCGCTTCGTCGGTTGCCTGCAGAACCACGACCAGATCGGCAACCGCGCCAACGGAGAACGCATCAGCGAACTGGTCTCCCCCGGCCTGCTCAAGGTCGGAGCGGCCCTGGTCATGACCAGCCCCTTCGTACCAATGCTGTTCCAGGGCGAAGAATGGGGCGCCTCGAGCCACTTTCTGTACTTCACGGATCACACCGACCCGGAACTGGGCCAGGCAGTCACCGAGGGTCGGCGGCGCGAGTTCGCCGCCTTCGTCGGGGATCCGGGCGACATCCCGGACCCGCAGGCCCACGAGACCTTCGAACGATCGAGACTGGACTGGGACGAACGCGAACAGCCTCGACATGCCGCGATCCTGCGCTGGTACCAGGCGCTGATCGCCCTGCGCCGCACCCACCCGGCCTTCAGCGATGATCGCCTGGATGCCATCGACGCATACTTCGACGAGACAGCCCGATGGTTCGTGATGCACCGGCCGGGACTGCTGGTCGCGTGCAACCTGCACCCCGATGCGCAACGCCTGGCATGCCCCGGGACCGCACGATCACGCCTGCTGCTGCGATCCGAAGCGGAGATCGTGATCGGGCAGGAGAACCTGGACCTGCCCGGCGCCTCCGTCGTGATTATGGAACCGGGCGATCCGCCCGGTATGTCTTGCCAACATCCCATGTCGAGGGAGTGA
- a CDS encoding SgcJ/EcaC family oxidoreductase — protein MSTVTRPRISGTQFINADEAPRSRLSLSASHRDQHHPVTGTGSDMLAAAIDTPPNESCVVCAPATRRLAEELFDAWNEALQTGDARRVTELYANDAVLLPTVSNVPRTNHAEIQDYFEHFLEKKPFGTINTRNVKLGCNKLTDAGTYTFRVTDGNETQEVPARYTFVYENRDGKWLIVHHHSSMMPTA, from the coding sequence GTGAGCACCGTGACCCGTCCGCGTATCAGCGGTACCCAGTTCATCAACGCCGACGAGGCCCCGCGTTCGCGGCTGAGCCTGAGCGCCTCGCACCGCGACCAGCATCACCCGGTGACCGGGACGGGCAGCGATATGCTCGCCGCCGCGATCGATACCCCGCCGAACGAGAGCTGCGTGGTCTGCGCACCCGCCACGCGCCGTCTGGCCGAGGAGTTGTTCGACGCCTGGAATGAAGCCCTGCAGACGGGCGATGCCCGTCGTGTGACCGAGCTGTACGCCAATGACGCGGTGCTGCTGCCGACCGTGTCGAACGTCCCGCGTACCAATCACGCCGAGATCCAGGACTACTTCGAGCATTTCCTCGAGAAGAAGCCCTTCGGCACCATCAACACGCGCAACGTGAAGCTCGGCTGCAACAAGCTGACCGACGCCGGCACCTATACCTTCCGCGTGACCGACGGCAACGAGACGCAGGAAGTCCCCGCGCGCTACACCTTCGTCTACGAGAACCGCGACGGCAAGTGGCTGATCGTGCACCATCACTCGTCGATGATGCCGACCGCCTGA
- a CDS encoding LysR family transcriptional regulator, whose amino-acid sequence MLKSELPAHLIRHATLRQLQVFEAIVRLGSFTRAAEELHLTQPTVSIQIKKLSTALGLPLFEYVGRKAFPTEVGLLLYDTCREMLGALTNLEMKLAEMHGLKRGRLRLAVITTAQYFAPSILGQFARRYPDIELSLEVSNFDRVLERLSNNDDDLYIIGHVPERLTDVAVHPFAPNPLVVMASRDHPLVGRRNIPLKELEQETFLMREPGSGIREATLKLFQEHGISPPVRMELGSNEAIKQAVIGGLGIAVLSLHTLSAEGAEGPVALLDVEHFPIHRQWHIVYPKKKVLSVVAQTFLDFAIQDEARVRGQVEDLLAAFKAQAG is encoded by the coding sequence ATGCTCAAGTCGGAGCTGCCGGCGCACCTGATCCGGCATGCCACGCTGCGTCAGCTGCAGGTGTTCGAGGCGATCGTGCGCCTGGGGAGCTTTACCCGCGCGGCGGAAGAGCTGCATCTGACCCAGCCGACCGTCTCGATCCAGATCAAGAAGCTCTCCACGGCACTGGGGCTCCCGCTGTTTGAATACGTGGGGCGCAAGGCCTTCCCGACCGAGGTCGGGCTGCTGCTGTACGACACCTGCCGCGAGATGCTCGGCGCGCTGACCAACCTCGAGATGAAGCTGGCCGAGATGCACGGCCTCAAGCGCGGGCGTCTGCGTCTCGCGGTGATCACCACGGCGCAGTACTTCGCGCCCAGCATCCTCGGTCAGTTCGCCCGGCGGTATCCCGATATCGAGCTGTCGCTGGAGGTCAGCAACTTTGACCGGGTGCTGGAGCGGCTGTCGAACAACGACGACGACCTCTACATCATTGGGCATGTCCCCGAGCGGCTGACTGATGTCGCGGTGCACCCGTTCGCGCCCAATCCGCTGGTGGTGATGGCCAGCCGCGACCACCCGCTGGTCGGCCGGCGCAATATCCCGCTCAAGGAGCTGGAGCAGGAGACGTTCCTGATGCGCGAACCCGGCTCGGGTATCCGCGAGGCGACGCTCAAGCTGTTCCAGGAGCACGGGATCAGCCCGCCCGTGCGCATGGAACTGGGCAGTAACGAGGCGATCAAGCAGGCGGTGATCGGTGGTCTGGGGATTGCCGTGCTGTCGCTGCACACCCTGAGTGCCGAGGGGGCCGAGGGCCCGGTGGCGCTGCTGGATGTCGAGCACTTCCCGATCCATCGCCAGTGGCACATCGTCTACCCGAAGAAGAAGGTCCTGTCCGTCGTCGCCCAGACCTTTCTCGACTTCGCCATCCAGGACGAGGCCCGGGTGCGCGGGCAGGTCGAGGACCTGCTGGCCGCGTTCAAGGCCCAGGCCGGCTGA
- the treY gene encoding malto-oligosyltrehalose synthase translates to MQPERTATCRLQLHAGFTLDDAARVTPYLARLGVSHLYLSPILQAVHGSTHGYDVVDPSRVNDELGGEPARQRLCAALEQAGMGLVLDIVPNHMAVAGAQNPWWWNVLENGPSSPFAMYFDVDWESSEERWPNKVLLPVLGDHYGRILEAGEIRLQYGDGLFELACHEHRFPLDPSSLNDLLHRAYRATGIELLGFLAESCARLPQPWLTARDAASRRHRDQDVIRQLLDNTTRQDPAAAAAIEAEVEQINTRPDALDALIEKQNYRLAWWRTAGRDLGYRRFFDINDLAGLRQEQEEVFEAVHALPLRWVEEGSVHGLRIDHPDGMRDPGQYFSQLSRACPGAWIVAEKILEPGEQLSGDWPIAGTTGYDFLNRVQGLFVDPAGEAPLTRLFEELTGEHADYAGLVYESKRQVLKDLLGSELNRLSSLFVDICELHRRHRDYTRHELHLALLETASCFPVYRTYVSPREGSVAATDVDYVDAAIHQAGERRPELDSELLQFLRDLLLLRIPGERENELALRFQQLTGPAMAKGVEDTALYRFHRLTALNEVGGDPERFGISVDAFHEACALVHARHPETMLTTSTHDTKRSEDVRARLVLLSEIPVAWAKATRSWMRHNARYRSGDWPEPATEYLFYQTLVGAWPIDAERMTAYMEKAAREAKQYSSWTHPQEDYEQALRDFVSGTLEDAGFRNALESFLQPLVGPGRTNSLAQTLIKLTAPGVPDIYQGSELWDLSLVDPDNRRPVDFVTRARLLEELGHLTPTQISARADEGLPKQWVVHQALTLRHRHPEWFRPDAAYTPLRVTGERAGHAVAYLRGEGALVLVPRLVLGLGGDWRDTRLGLPPGVWHNRLSGETFEGGDRLVAELLDAFPVALLEREEETA, encoded by the coding sequence GGCAGCACCCATGGCTATGACGTGGTCGACCCCTCGCGGGTGAACGACGAGCTCGGCGGTGAGCCGGCGCGCCAGCGCCTGTGCGCGGCACTGGAGCAGGCCGGTATGGGCCTGGTGCTGGACATCGTACCGAACCACATGGCGGTGGCCGGAGCCCAGAACCCGTGGTGGTGGAATGTACTGGAGAATGGCCCCTCCAGCCCGTTTGCGATGTATTTCGATGTGGACTGGGAATCATCGGAGGAGCGCTGGCCGAACAAGGTGCTCCTGCCGGTGCTGGGCGATCATTACGGGCGCATCCTGGAGGCTGGCGAGATCCGTCTCCAGTATGGCGACGGCCTGTTCGAGCTCGCCTGTCACGAACACCGCTTCCCGCTGGACCCGTCCTCGCTGAACGACCTGCTCCACCGCGCGTACCGCGCCACGGGTATCGAATTGCTGGGCTTTCTCGCGGAGTCTTGCGCGCGCCTGCCGCAGCCATGGCTGACCGCCCGCGACGCGGCGTCTCGGCGCCATCGGGATCAGGACGTCATCCGTCAACTCCTCGACAACACCACCCGGCAGGATCCGGCGGCCGCCGCGGCCATCGAGGCCGAGGTGGAACAGATCAATACGCGGCCCGATGCCCTGGATGCACTGATCGAGAAACAGAACTACCGCCTGGCCTGGTGGCGTACCGCCGGACGCGATCTCGGTTATCGGCGGTTCTTCGACATCAACGACCTGGCCGGCCTGCGCCAGGAGCAGGAAGAGGTCTTCGAGGCAGTACATGCACTACCGCTCCGCTGGGTAGAGGAAGGCTCGGTGCATGGCCTGCGGATCGACCACCCCGACGGCATGCGCGACCCGGGGCAGTACTTCAGTCAGCTGAGCCGGGCCTGCCCGGGCGCCTGGATCGTCGCCGAAAAGATCCTCGAGCCCGGCGAACAGCTGTCCGGAGACTGGCCGATCGCCGGCACCACCGGCTACGACTTTCTCAACCGCGTACAGGGGCTGTTCGTGGACCCGGCGGGCGAGGCCCCGCTGACGCGGCTGTTCGAGGAACTCACCGGCGAGCACGCCGACTACGCCGGGCTGGTCTACGAGTCCAAGCGGCAGGTACTGAAGGACCTGCTCGGCAGCGAGCTGAACCGGCTGAGTTCGCTGTTCGTGGACATCTGCGAACTGCACCGCCGACACCGCGACTATACGCGCCACGAGCTGCACCTGGCCCTGCTGGAGACAGCCTCCTGCTTCCCCGTCTACCGCACCTACGTGAGCCCGCGTGAAGGCTCAGTGGCGGCGACCGACGTCGACTATGTAGACGCCGCGATCCACCAGGCGGGCGAACGCCGTCCGGAGCTGGACAGCGAGCTGCTGCAGTTCCTGCGCGACCTGCTCCTGCTGCGCATCCCCGGCGAGCGCGAGAACGAACTCGCCCTGCGCTTCCAGCAGTTGACCGGGCCGGCGATGGCCAAGGGGGTCGAGGACACCGCGCTGTACCGCTTCCACCGCCTGACAGCGCTCAACGAGGTCGGTGGCGACCCGGAACGTTTCGGCATATCGGTCGATGCATTCCACGAGGCCTGCGCCCTGGTACACGCGCGTCACCCGGAGACCATGCTCACCACCTCCACCCACGACACCAAACGCAGTGAAGACGTGCGCGCGCGCCTGGTACTGCTCTCCGAGATCCCGGTTGCGTGGGCAAAAGCCACGCGCAGCTGGATGCGACACAACGCCCGCTACCGCAGCGGCGATTGGCCGGAACCGGCCACCGAATACCTGTTCTACCAGACGCTGGTCGGCGCCTGGCCGATCGATGCCGAGCGCATGACCGCCTACATGGAAAAGGCCGCGCGCGAGGCCAAGCAGTACAGCAGCTGGACCCACCCCCAGGAGGACTACGAGCAGGCATTGCGCGACTTCGTGAGCGGGACGCTGGAGGATGCAGGATTTCGCAACGCGCTGGAGTCGTTCCTGCAGCCCCTGGTCGGCCCCGGCCGCACCAACAGCCTGGCCCAGACCCTGATCAAGCTCACCGCGCCAGGGGTTCCCGACATCTACCAGGGCAGCGAGCTGTGGGACCTGAGCCTGGTCGATCCGGACAACCGCCGCCCGGTGGACTTCGTGACCCGGGCCCGACTGCTGGAGGAGCTCGGTCACCTGACCCCGACGCAGATCAGTGCCCGTGCCGACGAGGGCCTGCCCAAGCAGTGGGTGGTGCACCAGGCGCTGACCCTGCGCCACCGCCATCCGGAATGGTTCCGGCCGGATGCGGCCTACACCCCGCTGCGGGTCACCGGCGAGCGCGCCGGGCATGCAGTGGCCTACCTGCGCGGGGAAGGCGCGCTGGTGCTGGTGCCGCGCCTGGTGCTCGGGCTGGGGGGCGACTGGCGCGACACCCGGCTCGGGCTGCCGCCCGGCGTCTGGCACAACCGCCTCTCGGGCGAGACCTTCGAGGGCGGCGACCGGTTGGTGGCCGAGCTCCTCGATGCGTTTCCGGTGGCACTGCTCGAACGCGAGGAAGAGACCGCATGA
- a CDS encoding glycoside hydrolase family 15 protein, translating to MTVSDRPISRVEGYLPIEEHGLIGNCTTAALVGRDGSIPWMCVPRFDSEPLFCALLDHQRGGDFTVAPEPLVASHQRYMPDTAVLITEMTGPEGRIRVTDCLPLRAGADLSEDAPAGRNELLRRIEVLEGRVRLRVRIAPRGGAKAYPHGAGLGLSLYRQPELELSLSSSLPLEDTDSEHELEAGDQHYLILGWGPHTHRFQARTPEELLEATLEVWRRWMTHFHYEGPCEDLVRRSAVTLKLMDYTATGAMIAAPTSSLPEAIGGPRNWDYRYAWIRDAAFSVYAMSDIGMTHEAAGFIGWALDAVDRAGWPRVLYDVDGHLPQPERIDPELEGYRGSAPVRWGNGAVEQRQHDVFGEILDCAYRWERWGGTLDEHLWSRLRRLVEAAEKEWKNPDHGIWEVRTAGRPFTYSAALCAVALERGAALADNNGMAGNSDLWRSEAGQIRKAILDQAWDPELRSLTEHLGGGGIDASLLALPGRGVIPADHPKMIATTEAVIRRLGAGNGLLYRYLPEESPDGLPGHEGAFVLCSFWLVDNLLGQGRLEEAQALYDSLCARTNPLGLLPEQIDPATGAFLGNFPQAFSHVGLISSGIKLARALQQDR from the coding sequence GTGACGGTATCCGACCGCCCCATATCCCGTGTCGAGGGCTACCTGCCCATCGAAGAACACGGCCTGATAGGCAATTGCACGACTGCCGCCCTGGTGGGGCGCGACGGGTCCATCCCCTGGATGTGCGTGCCCCGCTTCGATTCCGAGCCCCTGTTCTGCGCTCTGCTCGATCACCAGCGAGGCGGTGACTTCACCGTGGCCCCGGAGCCCCTGGTCGCCTCGCACCAGCGCTATATGCCCGACACTGCGGTCCTGATCACGGAGATGACCGGCCCCGAAGGACGCATCCGGGTCACTGATTGTCTGCCCCTGCGCGCCGGGGCCGACTTGTCCGAGGATGCGCCGGCAGGGCGCAACGAACTGCTCCGGCGGATCGAGGTGCTGGAAGGCCGCGTGCGCCTGCGGGTCAGGATCGCACCCAGGGGAGGTGCGAAGGCGTATCCACACGGTGCCGGCCTGGGCCTGTCGCTGTACCGCCAGCCGGAACTGGAGCTGTCGCTGAGCTCGTCGCTGCCCTTGGAGGACACCGACAGCGAACACGAACTCGAGGCCGGAGACCAGCACTACCTGATCCTGGGCTGGGGCCCGCACACGCACCGTTTCCAGGCCCGCACACCCGAGGAACTGCTCGAGGCCACGCTGGAGGTCTGGCGGCGCTGGATGACCCATTTCCACTATGAAGGCCCCTGCGAGGACCTCGTCCGGCGCTCGGCCGTCACGCTCAAGTTGATGGACTACACCGCGACCGGAGCGATGATCGCCGCGCCGACCTCGTCCCTGCCGGAAGCAATAGGCGGCCCGCGCAACTGGGATTACCGCTACGCATGGATACGCGATGCGGCATTTTCCGTGTATGCCATGAGCGATATCGGCATGACCCACGAGGCCGCGGGCTTTATCGGCTGGGCCCTGGACGCGGTGGATCGCGCGGGCTGGCCACGGGTGCTGTATGACGTAGACGGGCACCTGCCGCAGCCGGAGCGAATCGATCCCGAACTGGAGGGCTACCGAGGCTCAGCGCCTGTACGCTGGGGCAACGGTGCGGTGGAGCAGCGCCAGCACGACGTATTCGGAGAGATCCTCGATTGCGCCTATCGGTGGGAGCGCTGGGGCGGGACGCTGGATGAGCACCTGTGGAGCCGCCTGCGGCGACTGGTCGAAGCCGCCGAGAAGGAGTGGAAGAACCCCGATCATGGCATCTGGGAAGTCCGCACCGCCGGCCGTCCCTTTACCTACTCCGCCGCCCTGTGTGCGGTCGCCCTGGAGCGTGGAGCGGCCCTGGCCGATAACAATGGCATGGCAGGCAACAGCGACCTGTGGCGTTCCGAGGCGGGACAAATCCGCAAGGCAATCCTGGACCAGGCCTGGGACCCCGAGCTTCGGAGTCTCACCGAGCACCTGGGCGGCGGTGGCATCGACGCGAGCCTGCTGGCCCTGCCGGGACGCGGTGTAATCCCGGCCGATCACCCGAAGATGATCGCCACCACAGAGGCCGTTATCCGGCGCCTGGGCGCGGGCAACGGCCTGCTGTACCGCTATCTTCCGGAAGAGTCCCCGGACGGTCTGCCCGGGCACGAGGGTGCATTTGTCCTGTGCAGCTTCTGGCTGGTCGACAACCTGCTGGGACAGGGCCGCCTGGAAGAAGCCCAGGCCCTGTACGACTCGCTGTGCGCCCGCACCAATCCCCTCGGCCTGCTCCCCGAACAGATTGACCCGGCCACCGGCGCCTTCCTCGGCAATTTCCCGCAGGCATTCAGTCATGTAGGGCTGATCTCGAGCGGTATCAAGCTCGCTCGGGCCCTGCAACAAGACCGCTAA